In Macaca fascicularis isolate 582-1 chromosome X, T2T-MFA8v1.1, one DNA window encodes the following:
- the LOC123571293 gene encoding embryonic testis differentiation protein homolog B-like: protein MDKELPKASANKLALNIKKPDKSFKCKKPTKNVLVFLINRQLGRHRSDIDLSRWLWMLS, encoded by the coding sequence ATGGATAAAGAACTCCCAAAAGCCAGTGCCAACAAGCTTGCGCTGAACATCAAGAAGCCTGACAAGTCCTTCAAATGCAAGAAGCCCACCAAAAATGTGCTGGTCTTTTTAATCAACAGACAACTGGGCAGGCACAGAAGTGACATCGACCTGTCAAGGTGGCTATGGATGCTGTCATAA